The genomic stretch GGCGGAGAGGCCGGCCTCCGTGGCGATCTGGGCGGCCGTTTCTTCGAGAGAGCGGCGGAGCGCGTTGAAGGTGGCGACGGCGGTGGTGAGGCTGATGTGCTCGCTCACGAGGGTGCGGCCGTACTCGCGGCCGATGGAGCGGGCATCCTCGAGGGCGCGTTCTCGGCGGGCCTCGCCGGCGATGATGCGCGAGAAGAGGTCGACGACCTGGCGGCCGAGGAGGCGGAGGCGGTCGATGGCATCGGGGCTGAGCTGGTCGAAGGCGGGCGCGGCGTGGGCAGCGCGCCCGCGGGGGTGGAGGCGGCGGCGGACGCGGGCGGTGGCGAGGTCGCTGATGCGGGAGGGGTCTCGCGCAGCCTGCCGGGGGGCGATGCTGGCGACGATGTGCTTGAGGTCTTCGGCGAGGATGCGGCGGTGGCCGCCGCTGGTGCGGTAGGAGCGGATTTCGCCGGCATCGGCCCAGCGGCGGATGGTGGATTCGCTGACGCCGAGGAGTTTGCTGGCGGCGCCGAGGGTGAGCCAGCGGCTGCCGCCGGCATCAAGCTCGGGCAAGGGGTCGTCAAACTTCTCCAAAGCGTGCCAATTCTTTCGCCTGTCGGCGGAGGGTGTCAATGCGGCGCGCGGCCGGGGCTCTCGCGGGGCGGCGGCTGTTCGAGCTCTGCGGCACGCCGGATGACGGTATCGCCGAAGCGGTCGCGGAGGTCGATGAGGGCGTGCTGGAGAGCAGCCGGTGCGGTGCTCTCGCCGAGGGCGAGCTGGCGGGCGCGTTCGGTGAGGCCGGTGACGCCGAGGCCGACCAGGCGGACGGGCCGGCGGGCGTGCTCGTCCCAGGCGGCTTCGAAGAGGCGGAGAGCTTCGCGGTACAGCTCTTCGGTGTAGAGGAGCTGCCGGCCGGGCGTGTGGGAGCGTGTGAGGGTTTCGAAGGGCGGGAAGCGGAGCTTGAGCACGACGGTGCGGGCGGCGCGCTGCTCACGGGCGAGGTCGTCGGCGACGCGCTCGGCCTGGCGGAGCAGGGTGGCGCGGAGGACGTCGGCGGAGGGCTCGTCGCGGGCGAAGGTGTGTTCGCGGGAGATGGAGCGGCGGTCGGGGCGGAGGGCGACGACGCGGTCATCGGCGATGCCAAGGGCGCGCCGGCGGAGGTCGGCGCCGTGGCGGCCGAACTTCGCGACGAGGACCGACTCGGGCAGGGCGGCGAGGTCGCCGATGGTGGTCACGCCGAGGCGTTCGAGGATCTCTGCCGTCCGGCGGCCGATGCCGGGGAGGTCGCGGACGGGCCGGGGCGCGAGGAAGGCTGACTCTTCGCCGGGCGGGACGCGGAGGAGGCCGTCCGGCTTCGCGGCGTCGCTGGCCACCTTGGCGACGAGGCGGTTCGCGGCGATGCCGACGGATGCGGTGATGCCGATTTCGTCGCGGACGCGGCGACGGATGGCCTCGGCGATGGCGACGGGGGTGCCGAAGAGCTGCTCGGAGCCGGCGACATCGAGGTACGCTTCGTCGACGCTGACTGATTCGACGACGGGGGTGTAGCTGCGGAGGATGGCGTGGAAGGTCTTCGAGGCGGGTGCGTACCACGAGAAGTCGGGAGGGAGGAAGACGGCTGAGGAGCAGAGTTCGCGCGCGCGGAGGGTCGGCATGGCGGAGCGGATGCCGTAGCGGCGGGCCTCGTAGCTGGCGGTGCTGACGACGCCGCGGGGCCCGAGGTAGCCGACCACGACCGGTTTTCCCCGGAGCTCGGGGCGGCGGAGGAGCTCCATGGCGACGAAGAAGGCATCGAGGTCGACGTGGAGGACGGTGGCGGAATCGACCATGTGTTCGGATGGTAGCAGGCGGGACGAGCTGCAGGTGACCGGCCGGGGTGTATGCTGAGGGCATGGAGCATCTGCGGCTGGAGAACCTCCCGGAGCTGCGCTCGCCGGTGTTCATCTGCGCCTTTGCGGGGTGGAACGACGCAGCTTCGGCGGCGACGAACGCGGCGCGATTCGTGGTGCGGCGGTTCGGGGCGCGGAAGTTCGGGAGCTTCGACCCGGAGCCGTTTTACGACTTCCGGGAGGTGCGCCCGCACGTTCGGCTGACGGTGCGGGGGGAGCGGGAGGTGATCTGGCCGGCGAACGACGCGTTTTACGCCCGGAACCCGACGGGGCCGCACGATGTGCTGGTGTTCATCGGCACGGAGCCGAACCTGAAGTGGCGGACGTATACCGGGGAGCTGGTGGAGCTGGCGACGTGGATGCGGGCCGAGCTGGTGGTGTCGCTTGGGGCGCTGCTGGCGGATGTGCCGCATACGCGGCCGGTGCGGGTGACGGGGAGCGCGTTCGACCCGGCGGTGGGTGAGCGGCTCGGGCTGCAGCCGTCGCGGTACGAAGGGCCGACCGGGATCGTGGGGGTGCTGCACACGGCGCTGCGGGATGCGGGGCTGCCGGGCGCGAGCCTCTGGGCGAACGTGCCGCACTACCTGACGGCCAGCCAGAACCCGGCGGCGACGGCGGCGCTGCTGCGGCGGATTTCGGGGCTGCTCGAGGTGACCTTCGACCTTGCGGAGCTCGACGCAGCGGCTCAGCGGTTCCTGGCCGAGGTGGAGGGTGCGCTCCAGGCGAATCCCGAGGCGCAGGAGTACGTACGCCGGCTCGAGGCGAGCTACGAAGAAGCGGGGCCGGAGGCGCCGCAGCTGCCGCGCGGCGAGGACCTCGTGCTTGATATCGAGCGGTTCCTGCGGGAGCAGCGCGAGGGCCGGGGCGAGG from Tepidiforma thermophila encodes the following:
- a CDS encoding MerR family transcriptional regulator, with amino-acid sequence MEKFDDPLPELDAGGSRWLTLGAASKLLGVSESTIRRWADAGEIRSYRTSGGHRRILAEDLKHIVASIAPRQAARDPSRISDLATARVRRRLHPRGRAAHAAPAFDQLSPDAIDRLRLLGRQVVDLFSRIIAGEARRERALEDARSIGREYGRTLVSEHISLTTAVATFNALRRSLEETAAQIATEAGLSAEEAVDAVENVLSLADVMLEGMASVYEAQSR
- the dinB gene encoding DNA polymerase IV; amino-acid sequence: MVDSATVLHVDLDAFFVAMELLRRPELRGKPVVVGYLGPRGVVSTASYEARRYGIRSAMPTLRARELCSSAVFLPPDFSWYAPASKTFHAILRSYTPVVESVSVDEAYLDVAGSEQLFGTPVAIAEAIRRRVRDEIGITASVGIAANRLVAKVASDAAKPDGLLRVPPGEESAFLAPRPVRDLPGIGRRTAEILERLGVTTIGDLAALPESVLVAKFGRHGADLRRRALGIADDRVVALRPDRRSISREHTFARDEPSADVLRATLLRQAERVADDLAREQRAARTVVLKLRFPPFETLTRSHTPGRQLLYTEELYREALRLFEAAWDEHARRPVRLVGLGVTGLTERARQLALGESTAPAALQHALIDLRDRFGDTVIRRAAELEQPPPRESPGRAPH
- a CDS encoding PAC2 family protein, which translates into the protein MEHLRLENLPELRSPVFICAFAGWNDAASAATNAARFVVRRFGARKFGSFDPEPFYDFREVRPHVRLTVRGEREVIWPANDAFYARNPTGPHDVLVFIGTEPNLKWRTYTGELVELATWMRAELVVSLGALLADVPHTRPVRVTGSAFDPAVGERLGLQPSRYEGPTGIVGVLHTALRDAGLPGASLWANVPHYLTASQNPAATAALLRRISGLLEVTFDLAELDAAAQRFLAEVEGALQANPEAQEYVRRLEASYEEAGPEAPQLPRGEDLVLDIERFLREQREGRGED